A genomic region of Runella rosea contains the following coding sequences:
- the corA gene encoding magnesium/cobalt transporter CorA: MTPPPNTSTFGLSPGTLVYVGPEVAKDTTLKIVKYNEQYHEQHTIKQIKDCQISGDKPYISWLDVDGIHESGVIEAVGQLHNIHPLLLEDIMNTRQKPKIEFFNETYVFVSLKMLYWHDEMGEIEAEHVSFLLGSNYLISFQEKRTGDIFGPVLDRIKASVGKTRRNGADYLLFSLIDLIVDNYLEILERMSEELEELEGLILAGKHKDPISELYNLKRQLTLMRKYVLPLRDMLSQGLRENSKLIGKSTFPYFRDVHDHVINAIETIDSNRELLTGLIDIHYSTLSSRMNTVMKTLTIYSAVFMPLTFIVGIYGMNFDNMPELRQPNGYFYTLAGMAVLAGGLLIYFRRRGWM; encoded by the coding sequence ATGACACCCCCACCCAATACCTCTACGTTTGGCCTTTCTCCTGGTACATTGGTGTATGTGGGGCCAGAAGTGGCAAAAGATACCACCCTTAAAATCGTTAAATACAACGAGCAATACCACGAGCAACACACCATAAAACAAATCAAAGATTGCCAGATTTCGGGCGATAAACCCTACATCAGTTGGCTGGACGTGGATGGGATTCACGAGTCGGGCGTCATTGAGGCCGTGGGGCAGTTGCACAATATTCATCCGCTTTTGTTGGAAGACATCATGAATACCCGGCAAAAGCCCAAGATTGAATTTTTCAACGAAACCTACGTGTTTGTGTCCCTCAAAATGCTTTATTGGCACGATGAGATGGGAGAAATCGAAGCGGAGCACGTAAGTTTTTTGTTGGGTAGCAATTACCTGATTTCGTTTCAGGAAAAACGTACGGGCGATATTTTTGGTCCTGTTTTGGACAGAATCAAAGCCTCAGTTGGAAAAACGCGTCGAAATGGGGCGGATTATCTGCTGTTTTCATTGATTGATTTGATTGTGGACAATTATCTCGAAATTCTGGAAAGAATGAGCGAGGAGTTGGAGGAACTGGAAGGGTTGATTTTGGCGGGAAAACACAAAGACCCCATCAGTGAACTTTATAACCTGAAACGCCAGCTTACCCTCATGCGAAAGTACGTATTGCCGCTGCGCGATATGCTGAGTCAGGGCCTGCGTGAAAATTCCAAACTCATCGGCAAAAGTACGTTCCCGTATTTTCGCGACGTACACGACCACGTCATCAATGCCATTGAAACCATTGACTCCAACCGTGAATTGTTGACGGGATTGATTGATATTCATTATTCTACGCTCAGCTCACGCATGAATACCGTCATGAAAACCCTCACTATTTATTCGGCGGTCTTCATGCCCCTCACGTTTATCGTGGGAATCTACGGCATGAACTTCGACAATATGCCAGAATTGCGTCAGCCCAACGGGTATTTTTATACCCTAGCAGGTATGGCGGTGTTGGCGGGGGGACTGTTGATTTATTTTAGGCGGCGAGGTTGGATGTAA
- the kdsB gene encoding 3-deoxy-manno-octulosonate cytidylyltransferase, giving the protein MIIGIIPARYASTRFPGKPLIDIQGKSMIQRVYEQASQAKCLSEVIVATDDERILNHVQSFGGKAVMTHPDHPSGTDRCWEAYCLGVRNQEVDVKSSDITSYSYIINIQGDEPFVAPEQIDELGAVLDGSVELASQMIPVSDHEVLFDVGEAKVIVNQDFEAIYFSRQVLPFLKGVDPKEWHQHHTYYRQVGMYAYRSDILEKITKLPVSSLEKAESLEQLRWIQNGYKIKMGLTSYESHCIDTPEDVEKVLRLMAQ; this is encoded by the coding sequence ATGATTATCGGAATTATTCCCGCTCGCTACGCTTCGACGCGTTTTCCGGGCAAACCCCTCATTGATATTCAAGGCAAAAGCATGATTCAGCGTGTGTATGAGCAGGCGTCGCAGGCCAAATGCCTGTCGGAAGTGATTGTCGCTACCGACGATGAGCGCATTCTCAATCATGTTCAATCCTTCGGCGGCAAGGCTGTCATGACCCATCCCGACCACCCCAGCGGCACCGATCGGTGTTGGGAGGCATATTGTTTAGGAGTCAGAAATCAAGAGGTAGATGTCAAGAGTAGCGATATTACTTCTTACTCCTATATTATAAACATTCAAGGCGACGAACCCTTCGTGGCACCTGAGCAGATTGATGAGCTCGGCGCGGTTTTGGACGGGAGTGTTGAGTTGGCTTCGCAGATGATTCCCGTGAGTGACCATGAGGTACTGTTTGATGTGGGCGAAGCCAAAGTGATTGTAAATCAGGATTTTGAGGCCATTTATTTCAGTCGTCAGGTATTGCCATTTCTGAAAGGAGTTGACCCTAAAGAATGGCATCAGCACCACACTTATTATCGTCAGGTGGGAATGTACGCTTACCGGTCCGATATTTTAGAGAAAATTACAAAATTGCCCGTTTCTAGTTTAGAAAAAGCCGAATCCTTGGAGCAATTGCGCTGGATTCAAAACGGTTATAAAATCAAAATGGGGCTTACGTCCTACGAAAGTCATTGCATCGACACGCCCGAAGATGTAGAAAAAGTGCTGCGATTGATGGCTCAATAG
- a CDS encoding Uma2 family endonuclease, whose protein sequence is MVALDEYVLRLPDEIRWDDATFLAFCRMNDELNIERDADGNIIIMSPTNTLSGFYENKLLILVGNWAIQSNLGYTFSSSTGFTFADGSMRAPDASFILKDRFDALPESEKNQFAHIAPDFVAELRSKTDSLQKLQLKMNAYIQNGVRLGWLIDLAGQEVWIYRQNGTVERVPFAAGKVSGEEVLPGFELELSVFE, encoded by the coding sequence ATGGTCGCATTGGATGAATACGTACTCAGGCTTCCCGACGAAATTCGGTGGGATGATGCCACGTTTTTGGCGTTTTGCCGCATGAACGATGAACTGAATATTGAGCGCGATGCCGACGGGAACATTATCATTATGTCACCAACCAATACACTTTCAGGTTTTTACGAGAATAAGCTGCTTATTCTTGTTGGTAATTGGGCTATTCAATCCAATTTGGGCTACACGTTCAGTTCGTCGACGGGATTCACGTTTGCTGACGGTTCTATGCGGGCCCCTGATGCTTCTTTTATTCTGAAAGACCGTTTTGACGCGTTGCCTGAAAGTGAAAAAAATCAATTTGCGCACATCGCCCCCGATTTTGTAGCCGAACTTCGCTCCAAAACCGACAGTCTCCAGAAGCTACAACTCAAAATGAACGCCTACATACAAAACGGCGTACGACTGGGTTGGCTCATTGATTTGGCGGGCCAAGAAGTGTGGATATATCGCCAAAACGGAACGGTAGAGCGAGTGCCGTTTGCCGCGGGAAAGGTATCAGGAGAAGAGGTACTCCCGGGTTTTGAATTGGAATTAAGTGTTTTTGAGTGA
- the leuS gene encoding leucine--tRNA ligase codes for MEYNHREIEKKWQQFWEDNQTYKTDIDHNKPKYYVLDMFPYPSGAGLHVGHPLGYIASDIISRYKRLKGFNVLHPMGFDSFGLPAEQYAIQTGQHPAITTEQNISTFISQMKNIGFSYDWSREVRTSDPNYYKWTQWIFMQLFNHYYDKDADKALPINHLVAQFEKGGSAAVNAVCDEETPDFTAEDWNAMSEKEQQILLLKYRFTFPEESYVNWCPGLGTVLSNDEVKDGVSERGGFPVERKLMKQWAMRITAYADRLLTGLDTIDWPEPLKEQQRNWIGKSVGASVKFKVASENKEGLNIEVFTTRVDTIYGVSFMVLAPEHEWALELTTPEQKEAVETYIKWAASRSEVDRMAEKKVTGVFTGSYCINPLSEEKVPIFLADYVLAGYGTGAVMGVPSGDQRDWNFATNFGLPIVPILDSQKDIDQQADNTKEGTYINSGIINGMTYKEATDTLIGWLEERKLGKGKIQYRLRNAVFSRQRYWGEPVPVYFKDDVPYLIDESELPLELPKIDKYLPTETGEPPLGRAEGWKYKNEYEYELSTMPGWAGSSWYWYRYMDPQNNGAFASKEAIDYWQRVDFYLGGSEHATGHLLYSRFWNKFLKDLGVVPQEEFAAKLLNQGMIQGRSNFVYRLKSSESGHPVFVSHGLKDQYETTKLHVDVNIVDNDVLDVAAFKNWREDFINAEFILEDGKYVCGWEVEKMSKSKFNVVNPDNIVEKYGADTLRMYEMFLGPLTDAKPWNMNGISGTFNFLRKFWRLFYEDQSGKQKWTDAEPTAEELKVLHRTIKRVEEDIERLSFNTVVSTFMIAVNDLSDLKCHKKAILQDMLILLAPYAPHITEELWVALGNEAGTISSASFPVFNPKYLEESAFEYPIQINGKVRANIPFPIDMSKEDIEQGVLANETVQKWLEGKEPKKVVVVPKRIVNVVL; via the coding sequence ATGGAATACAATCACCGCGAAATTGAAAAAAAATGGCAGCAGTTTTGGGAAGACAACCAAACCTACAAAACTGATATTGACCACAATAAGCCCAAGTACTACGTCCTCGACATGTTTCCTTATCCTTCGGGAGCAGGACTGCACGTAGGGCACCCGCTGGGCTACATTGCTTCTGACATTATTTCGCGTTATAAAAGACTCAAAGGCTTTAACGTGCTGCACCCAATGGGCTTCGATAGCTTCGGCCTTCCTGCCGAGCAGTATGCCATCCAAACGGGCCAACATCCCGCCATCACGACCGAGCAAAACATCAGTACGTTTATCAGTCAAATGAAAAACATCGGTTTCAGCTACGACTGGAGCCGCGAAGTCCGCACGTCTGACCCCAATTATTACAAATGGACACAGTGGATTTTCATGCAACTGTTCAACCATTATTACGACAAAGACGCCGACAAAGCCCTGCCCATCAATCACTTGGTTGCGCAGTTTGAAAAAGGAGGCTCTGCCGCCGTCAATGCTGTTTGTGACGAAGAAACTCCTGACTTTACCGCCGAAGACTGGAACGCCATGAGCGAAAAAGAGCAACAAATATTGTTGTTGAAATACCGCTTTACATTCCCCGAAGAATCGTACGTCAACTGGTGCCCGGGCTTAGGAACGGTATTATCCAACGACGAAGTAAAAGACGGTGTTTCGGAGCGCGGAGGCTTTCCCGTAGAGCGCAAATTGATGAAACAGTGGGCCATGCGCATCACCGCCTACGCCGACCGTCTGTTGACTGGCTTAGACACCATCGACTGGCCCGAACCCTTGAAAGAGCAACAACGCAACTGGATTGGAAAAAGCGTAGGGGCAAGTGTGAAGTTTAAAGTAGCCAGCGAAAATAAAGAGGGCCTTAACATCGAGGTATTCACCACCCGCGTTGACACCATCTACGGCGTTAGCTTCATGGTGTTGGCTCCCGAGCACGAATGGGCGTTGGAATTGACCACTCCTGAGCAAAAGGAGGCCGTCGAAACCTACATCAAATGGGCCGCGAGCCGCAGCGAGGTAGACCGCATGGCCGAAAAGAAAGTAACGGGCGTGTTTACGGGCAGCTATTGCATCAATCCGCTGAGTGAAGAAAAAGTACCTATTTTCTTGGCCGATTACGTGTTGGCCGGCTACGGAACGGGGGCCGTCATGGGCGTACCTTCGGGCGACCAGCGCGACTGGAACTTTGCCACAAACTTTGGGTTGCCGATTGTCCCCATTTTGGACAGCCAGAAAGACATTGACCAACAAGCCGATAACACCAAAGAAGGGACTTACATCAACTCGGGCATCATCAACGGCATGACCTACAAAGAGGCCACCGATACGTTGATTGGCTGGTTGGAAGAGCGCAAATTGGGCAAAGGGAAAATACAGTATCGCCTCCGCAATGCCGTTTTCAGCCGTCAGCGCTACTGGGGTGAGCCCGTCCCCGTTTATTTTAAAGATGATGTTCCTTATCTGATTGATGAAAGTGAATTGCCTTTAGAATTGCCAAAAATCGATAAATATCTCCCCACCGAAACGGGCGAGCCACCACTGGGCCGCGCCGAAGGTTGGAAATATAAAAATGAATATGAATACGAATTGAGCACCATGCCCGGCTGGGCTGGCTCCTCGTGGTATTGGTACCGCTACATGGACCCGCAAAACAACGGCGCTTTTGCCTCCAAAGAAGCCATCGACTATTGGCAGCGCGTTGACTTCTACTTGGGCGGCTCTGAGCACGCCACGGGCCACTTGCTATACAGCCGTTTTTGGAATAAATTCCTGAAAGATTTGGGTGTCGTACCGCAGGAAGAATTTGCCGCAAAGTTGTTGAATCAGGGCATGATTCAGGGACGAAGCAACTTTGTGTATCGTTTGAAATCAAGTGAAAGCGGACACCCCGTTTTTGTTTCTCACGGTTTAAAAGACCAATACGAAACCACCAAATTACACGTCGATGTAAACATTGTTGATAATGACGTTCTTGATGTAGCCGCTTTCAAAAACTGGCGTGAAGATTTCATCAATGCTGAATTCATTTTGGAAGATGGAAAATACGTCTGCGGCTGGGAAGTGGAAAAAATGTCAAAATCGAAGTTCAACGTTGTTAATCCCGATAATATCGTTGAAAAATACGGGGCCGATACGCTGCGTATGTACGAAATGTTTTTAGGGCCATTGACCGATGCCAAACCCTGGAACATGAACGGCATCAGCGGTACGTTCAACTTCCTGCGTAAATTCTGGCGGTTGTTTTATGAAGACCAAAGCGGCAAACAAAAATGGACCGATGCCGAGCCGACCGCCGAGGAATTGAAAGTACTGCACCGCACCATCAAACGCGTGGAAGAGGACATCGAGCGGCTTTCGTTCAATACCGTTGTGTCTACGTTTATGATAGCAGTCAATGATTTGAGCGACTTGAAATGCCACAAAAAGGCCATTTTGCAGGACATGCTTATTTTGTTAGCGCCGTATGCCCCGCACATTACGGAAGAGTTGTGGGTAGCGTTGGGCAATGAAGCAGGTACTATTTCGTCGGCGTCATTCCCCGTTTTCAATCCTAAATACCTAGAAGAAAGCGCATTTGAATATCCGATTCAGATCAACGGCAAAGTACGCGCGAACATTCCATTCCCGATTGATATGTCGAAGGAAGATATTGAGCAGGGCGTATTGGCCAACGAAACGGTTCAGAAATGGCTGGAAGGCAAAGAACCAAAAAAAGTGGTAGTAGTCCCCAAACGCATTGTGAACGTAGTACTGTAA
- a CDS encoding DUF6934 family protein, producing the protein MMIFGRLCIEFHKWQTMNLDVYPLKDTSQEHTHFAFISEGKQGQIIKIIAYQNTGELSNDRPIYNLGFGDYNLLTKEVDDKVVTDNGDMEKVLATITHTVPLFFSHHPNAILEVSGSTKGRTRLYQMLITKYMAELADFVIIYGLNDEVGELELFIPDKKYSRFFAIKK; encoded by the coding sequence ATGATGATTTTCGGGCGGCTTTGTATAGAATTTCATAAATGGCAAACGATGAATTTAGACGTTTACCCTCTCAAGGACACCTCTCAAGAACATACACATTTTGCATTTATCAGCGAAGGAAAACAGGGGCAGATCATAAAAATCATAGCGTATCAAAATACAGGAGAATTAAGTAATGACAGGCCTATTTATAATTTGGGATTTGGTGACTACAATCTGCTGACAAAAGAGGTAGACGATAAAGTTGTTACTGATAATGGCGATATGGAAAAGGTATTAGCAACCATTACCCACACTGTTCCGTTGTTTTTTTCTCACCATCCCAATGCCATCCTTGAAGTTTCCGGAAGCACAAAAGGACGTACCCGTTTATATCAAATGCTTATCACTAAATATATGGCAGAACTTGCCGACTTTGTAATTATTTATGGTCTAAATGATGAAGTTGGTGAGTTGGAGTTATTCATCCCCGATAAAAAGTATTCGCGCTTCTTTGCCATTAAGAAATAG
- a CDS encoding M56 family metallopeptidase — MEKEKMPFFNRFYLLFGLLFSGLVPLITYEVPVETLPAIVENTQTLSPINLSESFTPNNPVSVSAVTDTLSWSMYMWVIYSLITLVFLIRFSKNLYSFWQMIRTNPVVENCAMNLVLIPQNNTPYSFGKYVFVSRQAFEQDDIEPEILQHEQAHIRQRHTLDVLFIELVLAFCWWNPSVWLYRRAIRLNHEFLADDWVIKTHQNPPAYQYLLLHKISRHSGMTLASSFNYLLTKKRFKMMNKFTSRKRAYLLQTIALCVFSALVFVFSDISLAQNAPKVVPQSTTEADFVKDGVSQAMVEEYEKIVDKYLIRGGKDGKEIYRLDRPSEPDRARLEVIFRAMSKEQQLKQNWAMNPPLSPLPRITPTEKEFEAYKNAKVYGVWIDEKKVPNTVLNKYKASDFSQVFLSKLYKNAQATIGFKYKFQLDLMTNDYYEKYRDERLADKRYWLGSNREKFRLENQKK, encoded by the coding sequence TTGGAAAAAGAAAAAATGCCCTTTTTTAATCGCTTCTACCTGTTATTTGGCCTTTTATTTTCGGGATTGGTTCCGCTTATTACGTATGAAGTACCCGTTGAAACGCTGCCAGCGATTGTTGAAAATACGCAAACACTATCGCCCATCAACCTTTCTGAATCATTTACTCCCAACAACCCTGTTTCAGTCTCAGCGGTCACGGATACACTGTCTTGGTCGATGTATATGTGGGTCATATACAGCCTAATTACCCTTGTATTTTTAATTCGTTTCAGTAAAAATCTGTATTCTTTTTGGCAAATGATTCGTACCAATCCAGTCGTGGAAAATTGTGCAATGAACTTGGTATTAATACCGCAGAATAATACCCCTTACAGTTTTGGCAAGTATGTTTTTGTTAGTCGTCAAGCATTTGAACAGGACGATATAGAACCTGAAATTTTGCAGCATGAGCAGGCGCACATCCGTCAGCGTCATACGTTGGATGTGTTGTTTATCGAACTTGTTCTGGCATTTTGCTGGTGGAATCCTTCCGTGTGGCTATATCGCAGGGCTATCAGGCTTAATCACGAATTTTTGGCCGATGATTGGGTGATCAAAACCCACCAAAATCCGCCTGCGTATCAGTATTTATTGCTGCATAAAATAAGTCGGCATAGTGGTATGACATTGGCCAGCTCTTTCAATTATCTCCTCACCAAAAAACGGTTTAAAATGATGAATAAATTCACTTCAAGGAAGCGTGCATACTTGCTTCAAACGATAGCTTTATGCGTTTTTTCAGCGTTGGTCTTTGTCTTTAGCGACATCAGTTTAGCGCAAAATGCGCCTAAAGTTGTTCCCCAATCAACGACTGAGGCTGATTTTGTTAAAGATGGGGTTTCGCAGGCTATGGTGGAAGAGTATGAGAAAATTGTGGACAAATATTTAATAAGAGGGGGAAAAGACGGGAAAGAAATTTATCGTTTAGATAGGCCGTCTGAACCGGACCGAGCACGTTTGGAGGTAATTTTTAGAGCGATGAGTAAAGAGCAACAGCTAAAACAGAATTGGGCAATGAATCCGCCTTTAAGCCCTTTACCTCGTATTACTCCTACCGAAAAAGAATTCGAAGCTTACAAAAATGCAAAGGTTTATGGGGTATGGATTGACGAAAAAAAAGTCCCTAATACAGTATTGAATAAATACAAAGCGTCAGATTTTTCTCAGGTATTTCTAAGTAAATTGTACAAAAATGCCCAAGCGACTATTGGTTTTAAGTACAAATTTCAACTTGATTTAATGACGAACGATTACTACGAAAAGTATCGTGATGAGCGATTAGCTGATAAAAGATACTGGTTAGGTTCTAATAGGGAGAAATTCCGCCTAGAGAATCAAAAAAAGTAG
- a CDS encoding BlaI/MecI/CopY family transcriptional regulator, translating to MQLSKSEEQLMEVIWQQGTVFMKDLIDASPDPKPASTTVATLLKRMQEKGFVGYTIFGNSRQYYALVSKDDYFSKHVRGIIKNFFGNSVAQFASFFTNAADLSKEELEDLKRVIDEQLKHKKP from the coding sequence ATGCAACTTTCTAAATCTGAAGAACAATTGATGGAGGTAATCTGGCAGCAGGGAACGGTCTTTATGAAAGACCTAATCGATGCCTCGCCCGACCCTAAACCTGCATCCACCACCGTGGCTACTTTGCTCAAGCGAATGCAGGAAAAAGGATTTGTCGGGTATACTATTTTTGGCAATTCGCGGCAGTATTATGCTTTGGTTTCTAAGGATGATTATTTTTCCAAACACGTTCGCGGCATTATCAAGAATTTCTTCGGGAATTCGGTGGCGCAATTTGCCTCCTTTTTTACAAATGCTGCCGACCTTTCCAAAGAAGAGTTGGAGGACTTGAAACGGGTGATTGATGAACAACTTAAACATAAAAAGCCATGA
- a CDS encoding MBL fold metallo-hydrolase — translation MKIEQIYTGCLAQGAYYIESEGEVAVIDPLREVTPYIERASRDGAKIKYVFETHFHADFVSGHLDLSKKTGAPIVYGPNAKTGFEAHIANDGELFLVGKITLKAIHTPGHTLESTCYLLLDEQGQEKALFSGDTLFIGDVGRPDLAQKSDLTMDDLAGFLYDSLRNKIMTLPNEVIVYPAHGAGSACGKNMSKETTDTLGNQKMFNYALRADMTKAEFIKEVTAGLAKPPQYFPQNVQMNREGYESMDTVMKRAAQALSPSAFEAAANETGAVVLDTRGAQLFSKGFIPNSINIGLGGQFAPWVGALIPDVKQELLLVTEKGKAQESILRLARVGYDNVIGFLEGGFDAWRESGNEVDEISSISADELASRLEKDKNLPIIDVRKPSEFAAEHVDGAKNLPLDNINDLMAEFPKNETMYIHCAGGYRSMMAASILKSRGYDNLVDIDGGFAAIQKLGRITTTDFVCPSTLKKSVDE, via the coding sequence ATGAAAATCGAACAAATTTATACTGGTTGTCTGGCGCAGGGGGCGTATTATATTGAAAGTGAAGGTGAAGTAGCGGTCATTGATCCTCTCCGCGAAGTAACGCCCTACATCGAACGCGCCTCCCGCGACGGGGCCAAAATCAAGTATGTTTTTGAAACCCACTTTCACGCCGATTTTGTGTCGGGGCACTTGGATTTATCCAAAAAAACGGGCGCTCCGATTGTCTATGGGCCCAATGCCAAAACGGGTTTTGAGGCGCACATTGCCAATGACGGAGAACTTTTTTTGGTAGGAAAAATCACCTTGAAAGCCATTCATACGCCGGGGCATACCTTAGAATCAACTTGTTACTTGTTATTGGATGAACAGGGACAAGAAAAAGCCCTTTTTAGTGGTGATACGCTCTTTATTGGCGATGTAGGGCGGCCCGATTTAGCCCAAAAATCAGACCTGACAATGGACGATTTGGCGGGTTTTTTGTATGATTCTCTCCGCAATAAAATCATGACTTTGCCCAACGAAGTCATCGTGTATCCCGCCCACGGAGCGGGCTCTGCCTGCGGCAAAAACATGAGTAAAGAAACTACTGACACGCTCGGTAACCAGAAAATGTTCAATTACGCCCTCCGTGCCGATATGACGAAGGCGGAGTTTATCAAGGAAGTGACCGCTGGTTTGGCGAAGCCGCCGCAGTACTTTCCGCAGAATGTTCAGATGAACAGAGAAGGCTATGAAAGCATGGATACCGTGATGAAACGCGCGGCGCAGGCCTTGTCGCCGTCGGCTTTTGAGGCCGCCGCCAACGAAACGGGTGCGGTGGTATTGGACACACGCGGCGCCCAGCTTTTCAGCAAAGGATTTATTCCTAATTCCATCAATATCGGTCTGGGCGGCCAATTTGCGCCGTGGGTAGGCGCGTTGATTCCCGACGTAAAGCAAGAATTATTGTTGGTCACTGAAAAAGGAAAAGCACAGGAATCCATTCTGCGTTTGGCACGGGTGGGCTACGATAATGTGATTGGCTTCTTGGAGGGCGGCTTTGACGCTTGGCGAGAAAGCGGCAATGAGGTGGATGAAATTAGCTCAATTTCGGCCGATGAATTGGCGAGTCGCCTTGAAAAAGATAAAAATTTGCCCATAATCGACGTTCGTAAACCTAGTGAGTTTGCTGCCGAGCACGTAGACGGTGCTAAAAATTTACCGTTGGATAATATCAATGATTTGATGGCTGAATTTCCCAAAAATGAAACGATGTATATCCACTGCGCAGGTGGCTATCGCTCCATGATGGCCGCTTCGATTCTCAAATCCAGAGGCTATGACAACCTTGTAGACATTGACGGCGGCTTTGCCGCTATTCAGAAGTTGGGCCGTATCACCACCACTGATTTTGTGTGCCCCTCGACCTTGAAAAAATCGGTGGATGAATAA
- a CDS encoding LytR/AlgR family response regulator transcription factor — translation MKVVIIEDEALAARQLKAMVQECDENIEVITMLDSVESSIQWLRENERPDLLLMDIELCDGQSFEIFSQVEVKSPVIFTTAYNEYAIQAFKVNSIDYLLKPIDEEALKRSLYKFQELKKLYGTTAENHLDVNELVHLIKQTKVSPSDYRERFLLKQGSRLVPVSVDDIAYFYSQERLSFVKTWDERSYVVDYTLDELECILNPKQFFRANRQIILCPKSVDKIHLHFNSRLKLDLRPSTEEEVFISRDKAGEFRNWMGE, via the coding sequence ATGAAAGTAGTCATTATTGAAGATGAAGCGCTGGCTGCTCGGCAATTGAAAGCGATGGTGCAGGAATGCGATGAAAACATTGAGGTAATCACGATGCTCGACAGCGTAGAGTCGTCGATTCAATGGCTGCGCGAAAACGAGCGCCCTGATTTGTTGTTGATGGACATTGAATTATGCGACGGGCAAAGTTTTGAAATATTTAGTCAAGTGGAAGTGAAAAGCCCCGTTATCTTCACAACCGCCTACAATGAATACGCCATTCAGGCTTTTAAGGTCAACAGCATAGATTACCTACTTAAACCCATTGATGAAGAAGCCCTGAAACGGAGCCTGTATAAATTTCAAGAACTGAAGAAATTGTACGGAACAACGGCCGAAAATCATTTGGACGTCAATGAACTGGTGCATCTTATTAAGCAAACAAAAGTATCGCCTTCGGACTACCGGGAGCGTTTTTTGTTGAAACAGGGCTCAAGGCTGGTGCCTGTTTCGGTCGATGACATTGCCTATTTTTACAGTCAGGAACGATTGAGTTTTGTCAAGACTTGGGACGAACGCTCTTACGTGGTGGATTATACCCTTGACGAACTTGAATGCATTCTGAATCCGAAGCAGTTTTTTCGGGCCAATCGGCAGATTATTCTTTGTCCGAAATCCGTGGATAAAATCCATTTACACTTCAACAGTCGGCTCAAATTGGATTTACGGCCGAGCACTGAAGAAGAGGTGTTTATCAGCCGAGATAAAGCCGGAGAATTCCGAAATTGGATGGGGGAATAA